From the Salinimicrobium tongyeongense genome, one window contains:
- a CDS encoding 1,4-dihydroxy-2-naphthoyl-CoA synthase, with amino-acid sequence MTKPDYKTAKEYEDITYQKCNGVARIAFNRPEVRNAFRPKTTSELYDAFYDANEDTSIGVVLLSAEGPSPKDGVYSFCSGGDQKARGHQGYVGEDGMHRLNILEVQRLIRFMPKAVIAVVPGWAVGGGHSLHVVCDLTLASKEHAIFKQTDADVTSFDGGYGSAYLAKMVGQKKAREIFFLGRNYSAQEAYEMGMVNAVIPHEELEDTAYEWAQEILAKSPTSIKMLKFAMNLTDDGMVGQQVFAGEATRLAYMTDEAKEGRNAFLEKRKPNFEKKWIP; translated from the coding sequence ATGACCAAACCAGATTATAAGACAGCAAAAGAATACGAAGATATCACCTATCAAAAATGCAATGGCGTAGCCCGAATTGCGTTTAACCGCCCTGAGGTGCGCAATGCCTTCAGGCCAAAAACCACGAGTGAATTATACGATGCTTTTTACGATGCGAATGAAGATACTTCTATAGGAGTTGTATTACTTTCTGCGGAAGGGCCTTCGCCTAAAGACGGCGTTTACAGTTTTTGCAGTGGTGGAGATCAAAAGGCGCGCGGGCATCAGGGTTATGTGGGAGAAGATGGAATGCACCGGCTGAATATACTGGAAGTCCAGAGATTAATAAGATTTATGCCGAAGGCTGTAATTGCAGTGGTACCGGGTTGGGCCGTAGGAGGCGGGCACAGCCTGCATGTGGTGTGTGACCTCACCCTTGCCAGTAAGGAACATGCAATTTTCAAACAAACCGATGCCGATGTTACCAGCTTTGACGGCGGATATGGATCTGCTTACCTGGCGAAGATGGTGGGCCAGAAAAAGGCACGCGAAATCTTCTTTTTAGGAAGAAATTATTCAGCCCAGGAAGCTTATGAAATGGGAATGGTGAATGCGGTGATTCCGCATGAAGAGCTTGAGGATACGGCTTATGAGTGGGCGCAGGAGATCCTGGCCAAATCCCCAACTTCAATAAAGATGCTGAAGTTTGCCATGAACCTTACCGACGACGGAATGGTAGGGCAGCAGGTGTTTGCCGGAGAAGCAACCCGCCTGGCTTATATGACCGATGAGGCCAAAGAAGGCAGAAATGCTTTCCTGGAAAAGAGAAAACCTAATTTTGAGAAAAAATGGATCCCGTAA
- a CDS encoding CvfB family protein: MLAIGEYHILKIDRDTEPGLFLKDDDGNEVLLPNKYKPETFEIEDSLEVFVYLDHEERPVATTLKPFVKLDEFGFLKCVEVSEIGAFMDWGLEKHLFVPFKEQAVKMREGERYLIFCYLDELTDRLVGSSKVDAFLDNSELTVTAFEEVDLIVANPTELGWNVIVNEIHKGLLYKDEVFQKLHVGDRLKGFVKKTRPDGKIDISLQRPGYRSIEPNAQELLNLLEIKGGFLALTDKSSPKEIEKEVQMSKKSFKRALGNLYKQRKVEIKDNGIYLKKGE, from the coding sequence ATGCTTGCGATTGGAGAATACCATATCCTGAAAATTGACCGAGACACCGAACCCGGCCTTTTCCTGAAAGACGATGACGGGAACGAGGTGCTGTTGCCGAATAAATACAAACCTGAAACTTTCGAAATTGAAGACAGCCTGGAGGTTTTTGTCTACCTGGATCACGAAGAAAGGCCTGTGGCTACTACCCTTAAGCCTTTTGTGAAGCTGGATGAATTCGGGTTTTTAAAGTGTGTGGAGGTAAGTGAGATTGGAGCTTTTATGGATTGGGGGCTCGAAAAACACCTTTTTGTGCCTTTCAAAGAGCAGGCGGTAAAAATGAGAGAAGGCGAACGTTACCTTATTTTTTGTTATCTGGATGAATTAACAGACAGGCTTGTAGGTTCCAGTAAAGTAGATGCTTTTTTGGATAATTCCGAACTTACGGTAACGGCTTTTGAAGAGGTAGACCTCATTGTCGCGAATCCTACGGAATTGGGCTGGAATGTGATTGTAAACGAGATCCACAAAGGATTGCTTTACAAAGATGAAGTTTTTCAGAAATTGCACGTGGGAGACAGGTTAAAGGGATTTGTGAAGAAGACGAGGCCAGACGGAAAGATTGATATTAGCCTTCAACGCCCCGGATATCGCAGTATTGAACCTAATGCGCAGGAATTGTTAAACCTACTTGAAATTAAAGGTGGCTTTTTAGCTCTAACAGATAAATCTTCTCCAAAAGAGATTGAAAAGGAGGTGCAAATGAGCAAAAAGAGCTTTAAGCGTGCCCTTGGAAACCTTTATAAGCAGCGCAAGGTGGAAATTAAAGACAACGGGATTTACCTCAAGAAAGGAGAATAG
- the menD gene encoding 2-succinyl-5-enolpyruvyl-6-hydroxy-3-cyclohexene-1-carboxylic-acid synthase gives MKYPKIPVARSIVALCEAKGIHHVVISPGSRNAPLTTGFAYHPNIKTYSVVDERCAAFVAVGMAQQLQKPVAVVCTSGSALLNYYPAVAEAFYSDIPLVVISADRPIERIDIGDGQTIRQKNVFENHILYSANLHSELVLENEAKDKKLQQKQFESQKHNEREINLALNKAIEEKGPVHINVPFYEPLYETVEDVEVNPIQILPEIIERTYSQNQLQAYADLWNRAARKMVIIGVSSPNLVEQQFLDRLANDPSVIVFTETTSNVQQEKFFTRIDTIIGPIEKDEYREQLFDNLQPEILLTFGGMIVSKKIKAFLRNYQPKHHWHVDPKKAYNTFFCLNKHFETSVNSFFNQFFPLTEISESNYAEYWQEVRSRRKIKHEDYMGRIPYSDLKAMQLICPEVSENSIVQLANSSTIRYAQLFRWKESLKIYCNRGTSGIDGSISTAVGAAIVSDEPVLMITGDLSFFYDSNALWNKHIPKNFRIIILNNRGGGIFRILPGDKNSETFDEYFETVHDLHAKPICDLYGFEYSRAQTSEEIKQGLIAFFDTSDKPKVLEIFTPRKVNDEVLLEYFSFVR, from the coding sequence ATGAAATACCCAAAAATACCTGTTGCAAGATCTATAGTAGCACTTTGTGAAGCCAAGGGAATTCACCACGTGGTGATCTCTCCCGGCTCCCGCAATGCGCCGCTTACCACCGGTTTTGCTTATCATCCAAACATCAAGACCTACAGCGTCGTTGACGAACGCTGCGCTGCATTTGTGGCTGTTGGCATGGCCCAGCAACTACAGAAACCTGTGGCTGTGGTTTGTACATCAGGCTCGGCGCTGCTCAATTATTATCCGGCGGTGGCAGAGGCATTTTACAGCGACATTCCGCTGGTGGTGATCTCTGCCGACAGGCCTATTGAGCGCATCGATATTGGCGACGGACAAACCATCAGGCAAAAGAACGTTTTTGAGAACCACATCCTGTATTCGGCTAATTTGCATTCAGAATTGGTGCTTGAAAATGAGGCGAAAGACAAAAAACTTCAGCAGAAGCAATTTGAATCTCAAAAGCACAACGAGCGGGAGATCAACCTGGCATTAAACAAAGCCATTGAAGAGAAAGGGCCTGTACATATCAACGTGCCTTTCTATGAACCGCTTTATGAGACGGTTGAAGATGTGGAGGTGAATCCCATCCAGATCTTACCGGAGATCATTGAAAGAACGTACTCTCAAAATCAGCTGCAGGCTTATGCCGATCTTTGGAACAGGGCAGCGAGAAAAATGGTGATTATAGGCGTGTCTTCACCAAATTTGGTAGAGCAGCAATTTCTAGACAGGCTGGCTAATGATCCTTCGGTCATCGTGTTTACGGAAACCACCTCAAACGTGCAGCAGGAGAAATTTTTCACCCGGATTGATACCATTATTGGTCCCATTGAAAAAGATGAATATAGAGAACAGCTTTTTGACAATTTGCAACCCGAAATCCTGCTCACTTTCGGCGGAATGATCGTGTCAAAAAAGATCAAAGCTTTTCTGCGGAATTATCAGCCGAAACATCACTGGCACGTAGATCCAAAAAAGGCATACAACACCTTCTTTTGCCTGAACAAGCATTTCGAGACTTCAGTAAATTCCTTCTTTAATCAGTTTTTTCCACTCACAGAAATTTCTGAAAGTAATTATGCCGAATACTGGCAGGAGGTGAGAAGCAGGAGAAAAATAAAACACGAAGATTATATGGGCAGGATCCCGTATTCTGACCTGAAGGCCATGCAGCTCATTTGCCCTGAAGTGTCCGAAAATAGCATTGTACAACTGGCTAACAGCTCCACCATTAGGTACGCGCAGCTCTTCAGGTGGAAAGAGAGCCTTAAAATCTACTGTAACCGAGGTACCAGCGGGATTGACGGTAGTATTTCGACTGCGGTGGGCGCTGCGATAGTTTCAGACGAGCCGGTTTTAATGATCACGGGAGATCTCAGCTTTTTCTATGACAGCAATGCTTTATGGAACAAACATATTCCGAAGAATTTCAGAATAATTATCTTAAATAACCGGGGAGGCGGGATTTTCAGGATACTTCCAGGGGACAAAAATTCTGAAACCTTTGACGAATATTTTGAAACGGTGCACGATCTCCATGCCAAACCTATTTGTGATTTGTATGGCTTTGAATACTCCCGGGCCCAAACTTCCGAAGAAATAAAGCAGGGCTTAATTGCCTTTTTTGACACCTCAGACAAGCCGAAGGTCCTGGAAATTTTTACACCCAGAAAAGTGAATGATGAAGTTTTACTGGAGTATTTCAGTTTCGTGCGGTAG
- a CDS encoding chorismate-binding protein — MPEADFFNKLKQHFEMQLPFVAYRKPILIGNLGTVTAFLQQDDYLNYTEAFSESGFVFAPFDTSGKAILFPENASEKHIFEQVVSDEAAVTGKSQKGQISEEKKSAHIELVRKAVTALQAGEMDKVVLSRREEVGLQQQGPLKLFNELLKTYSTAFVYCWFHPKVGCWLGATPETLMKLEHNQFKTMALAGTQKFQGSMEVEWGEKEKQEQQFVTDSILENLKASGIEALEISEPYTAKAGNLLHLRTDIYGTLASTAVPRNGSARLANIISALHPTPAVGGLPKEKARKFILSEEHYDREFYTGFLGELNLQKNMQRSLTRRNVENLAYRTVKKETDLYVNLRCMKIEAGKAVLFIGGGITKDSVPEDEWEETVNKAETMKKVLLK; from the coding sequence ATGCCTGAAGCTGATTTTTTCAATAAGCTGAAACAACACTTTGAGATGCAGCTGCCTTTTGTGGCCTACCGTAAGCCAATTCTCATAGGAAATTTAGGTACGGTTACCGCTTTTTTGCAGCAGGATGACTACTTGAATTATACCGAAGCTTTTTCTGAAAGCGGCTTCGTTTTTGCCCCTTTTGACACTTCAGGGAAAGCAATTCTCTTTCCTGAAAATGCTTCGGAAAAGCACATTTTTGAGCAGGTAGTTTCTGATGAAGCTGCTGTTACGGGAAAGTCTCAAAAAGGGCAAATTTCAGAAGAAAAAAAGTCGGCTCACATTGAGCTGGTAAGAAAAGCAGTTACAGCCCTGCAGGCCGGGGAAATGGACAAGGTAGTACTTTCCCGCAGGGAAGAAGTTGGTTTACAGCAGCAGGGTCCTTTAAAGCTCTTTAATGAACTTCTGAAAACGTACTCCACAGCCTTTGTGTATTGCTGGTTTCATCCAAAAGTGGGTTGCTGGCTGGGTGCCACGCCCGAAACTTTGATGAAGCTGGAGCATAACCAATTTAAGACCATGGCTCTGGCCGGAACCCAAAAATTCCAGGGAAGCATGGAGGTGGAGTGGGGAGAGAAAGAAAAGCAGGAGCAGCAATTTGTCACCGATTCTATTCTGGAAAACCTGAAAGCTTCGGGGATAGAAGCTCTCGAAATATCTGAACCTTATACCGCAAAAGCAGGGAATTTATTGCATTTGCGAACAGATATATATGGAACGCTGGCCAGTACAGCCGTTCCGCGGAACGGCTCAGCCAGATTGGCGAATATAATCTCTGCCCTGCATCCGACCCCCGCCGTAGGCGGCCTGCCGAAGGAAAAAGCCAGGAAATTCATCCTTTCAGAAGAACATTACGACCGGGAATTCTACACCGGATTTTTAGGAGAATTAAACCTTCAGAAAAATATGCAACGCTCCCTAACCAGGAGGAATGTGGAAAATTTGGCTTACCGGACTGTGAAAAAAGAAACCGACCTTTATGTAAACCTGCGCTGCATGAAAATAGAAGCGGGGAAGGCAGTTTTGTTCATTGGCGGCGGTATTACCAAAGATTCTGTTCCCGAAGATGAATGGGAAGAGACAGTGAACAAGGCGGAAACGATGAAGAAAGTATTATTGAAATAG
- a CDS encoding PaaI family thioesterase has translation MTKEEILELSKKVSKNTLMETLDIEFTEVGDDYLIARMPVTSKVHQPDGVLHGGATVALAESVGSLASYVFLDTDEFVVRGIEIAANHLKSISEGYVFAKAQYLHKGRTTQLWDIKITDEAENLISVVKLTTITLPKKKSNA, from the coding sequence ATGACCAAAGAGGAAATTCTGGAGCTTTCGAAAAAAGTGTCGAAAAATACGCTCATGGAAACCCTTGATATAGAATTTACCGAAGTAGGTGACGATTACCTTATTGCCAGAATGCCAGTCACTTCCAAAGTGCACCAGCCAGACGGGGTGCTTCACGGCGGCGCTACGGTTGCCCTGGCCGAAAGTGTGGGAAGCCTTGCCAGTTATGTCTTTTTGGATACCGATGAATTTGTTGTGCGCGGAATCGAGATCGCTGCCAATCATCTAAAAAGCATTTCTGAAGGTTATGTTTTCGCAAAAGCCCAATACCTTCATAAAGGCCGAACTACCCAACTTTGGGATATTAAAATTACTGACGAGGCTGAAAACCTTATTTCTGTAGTGAAATTGACTACGATCACCCTCCCGAAAAAGAAAAGCAATGCCTGA
- a CDS encoding alpha/beta hydrolase, translated as MSREKKVSYQTTNTYSTLNQFTEKTENVWVVFHGIGYLSRYFLKYFRQLNKEKNYIIAPQAPSKYYLNGKYEHVGASWATREETQQEMGNVLAYLDKVYNTEGVKNAKNLILFGYSQGVSIATRWMVKRKLRPSHLILNSGRIPSELKPSDFAFFEGQVNFVYGTEDPFINKEFLESEEKRIRELFPKNLKFVPFNGGHEVNQQVIIKLAGE; from the coding sequence ATGAGCCGCGAAAAAAAGGTTTCTTACCAAACCACCAATACCTACAGCACTTTGAACCAGTTTACCGAAAAAACTGAAAACGTTTGGGTGGTTTTTCACGGAATTGGCTATTTGAGCCGCTATTTCCTGAAGTATTTCAGGCAGCTAAACAAGGAAAAAAACTACATTATTGCACCACAGGCCCCTTCAAAGTACTACCTTAACGGTAAATATGAGCATGTTGGCGCTTCATGGGCCACGCGCGAAGAAACACAGCAGGAGATGGGAAATGTGCTGGCTTACCTGGATAAAGTCTACAATACCGAGGGTGTCAAAAATGCCAAAAATTTAATCCTTTTCGGCTACTCCCAGGGAGTGTCCATTGCCACTCGATGGATGGTAAAAAGAAAGCTTCGGCCGTCACATCTCATCCTCAATTCCGGCAGAATTCCTTCGGAATTAAAGCCTTCAGATTTTGCCTTTTTTGAGGGGCAGGTGAATTTTGTATATGGAACTGAAGATCCTTTCATCAACAAAGAATTTCTTGAATCTGAAGAAAAAAGGATCAGGGAATTATTTCCGAAAAATTTGAAGTTTGTTCCTTTTAATGGCGGGCATGAGGTGAATCAACAGGTGATTATTAAACTGGCGGGAGAATAA
- the dnaK gene encoding molecular chaperone DnaK — protein MSKIIGIDLGTTNSCVAVMEGNEPTVIPNAEGKRTTPSVIAFVEGGEIKVGDPAKRQAVTNPQKTISSIKRFMGNKYSEVSKEAGRVPYKVVKGDNDTPRVEIDGRKYTPQELSAMVLQKMKKTAEDYLGQDVNEAVITVPAYFNDSQRQATKEAGEIAGLKVRRIINEPTAAALAYGLDKKSQDQKIAVYDLGGGTFDISILELGDGVFEVLSTNGDTHLGGDDFDEVIIDYLADTFQKQEDIDLRKDPMALQRLKEAAEKAKIELSSSSQTEINLPYVTATASGPKHLVETLTRSKFEQLADNLVKRSMDPVQKALSDAGLSKSDIDEVILVGGSTRIPKIQQEVENFFGKKPSKGVNPDEVVAIGAAIQGGVLTGDVKDVLLLDVTPLSLGIETMGGVMTKLIESNTTIPTKKSQVFSTAADNQPSVEIHVLQGERPMAADNKTIGRFHLDGIPPAPRGTPQIEVTFDIDANGIIKVSATDKATGKSQDIRIEASSGLTEEEIQKMKQEAEANAETDKKAKEKVDKLNEADAMIFQTEKQLKEFGDKLSDDKKKPIEEALEELKKAYETKEVETIQPALDKINEAWKVASEEMYKAQAEQGGAAGGPQGGPGAGAQGATGGQAGGDSKQGDDVEDVDFEEVK, from the coding sequence ATGAGTAAAATAATTGGAATCGACTTAGGTACTACCAACTCCTGTGTTGCCGTGATGGAAGGTAACGAGCCAACGGTGATACCTAATGCCGAAGGAAAAAGAACTACTCCTTCTGTAATCGCATTTGTAGAAGGAGGCGAAATAAAAGTAGGGGATCCTGCAAAGCGTCAGGCTGTAACTAACCCGCAAAAAACCATTTCCTCTATCAAGAGGTTTATGGGAAATAAATATTCTGAAGTTTCTAAAGAAGCCGGAAGGGTTCCTTATAAAGTGGTAAAAGGTGATAACGATACTCCGCGTGTGGAAATCGACGGACGTAAATATACTCCGCAGGAACTTTCTGCCATGGTGCTTCAGAAAATGAAGAAAACTGCCGAGGATTATCTTGGGCAGGATGTAAATGAAGCCGTTATTACCGTACCTGCATACTTTAATGACTCTCAGCGTCAGGCTACAAAAGAGGCCGGTGAGATCGCAGGTCTTAAAGTAAGACGTATCATTAACGAGCCTACTGCAGCTGCACTGGCTTACGGACTTGATAAAAAATCCCAAGATCAGAAGATCGCAGTTTATGACCTTGGTGGTGGTACATTTGATATCTCTATCCTTGAATTAGGGGACGGAGTTTTTGAAGTACTTTCTACTAACGGTGATACCCACCTTGGAGGTGATGATTTTGACGAGGTGATCATCGATTATCTCGCAGATACTTTTCAAAAGCAGGAGGATATCGACCTTAGAAAAGACCCAATGGCACTTCAGCGTTTGAAGGAAGCTGCTGAAAAAGCTAAAATTGAGCTTTCCTCTTCTTCTCAAACTGAAATTAACCTGCCATACGTAACTGCAACCGCTAGCGGACCAAAGCACCTTGTAGAAACTCTTACAAGATCTAAGTTCGAGCAACTTGCCGATAACCTCGTGAAGCGTTCTATGGATCCTGTGCAAAAAGCACTTAGCGATGCAGGGCTTTCAAAAAGTGATATTGACGAGGTAATCCTTGTTGGTGGATCAACCCGTATTCCTAAAATTCAGCAGGAAGTAGAAAATTTCTTCGGAAAAAAACCTTCTAAAGGTGTAAACCCGGATGAAGTTGTGGCGATTGGTGCAGCTATCCAGGGAGGTGTACTTACAGGAGATGTAAAAGATGTACTGCTTCTTGACGTAACTCCGTTGTCTCTTGGTATTGAAACTATGGGGGGTGTGATGACTAAATTGATCGAGTCTAACACGACCATTCCTACCAAAAAATCACAGGTATTCTCTACCGCGGCCGACAATCAGCCTTCTGTTGAGATCCACGTGTTGCAGGGAGAGCGTCCAATGGCAGCCGATAACAAGACTATTGGTAGATTCCACCTTGACGGAATTCCACCGGCACCAAGAGGAACACCTCAAATTGAAGTGACCTTTGACATCGATGCCAACGGTATCATCAAAGTAAGCGCTACAGATAAAGCTACCGGTAAATCTCAGGATATTAGAATCGAGGCCTCTTCAGGTCTTACTGAAGAAGAGATCCAAAAGATGAAGCAGGAAGCTGAAGCTAATGCTGAAACTGATAAAAAAGCCAAAGAAAAAGTAGATAAGCTTAACGAAGCTGATGCTATGATCTTCCAGACTGAAAAGCAGTTGAAAGAATTTGGCGATAAACTTTCTGATGACAAGAAGAAGCCAATCGAAGAGGCTTTGGAAGAATTAAAGAAAGCTTACGAGACTAAAGAAGTAGAAACTATTCAGCCTGCATTAGACAAGATCAATGAGGCATGGAAAGTAGCTTCTGAAGAAATGTACAAAGCACAAGCCGAGCAGGGCGGAGCTGCCGGAGGCCCACAGGGTGGACCCGGAGCCGGAGCCCAGGGCGCAACCGGAGGACAGGCCGGAGGTGACTCTAAGCAGGGTGACGATGTAGAAGACGTTGACTTTGAAGAAGTGAAATAA
- a CDS encoding Y-family DNA polymerase: MIAMVDCNSFYASCEQVFRPDLWGKPVVVLSNNDGCVIAANKEAKSLAHIPMFEPVFKIKDILVKNNVTFFSSNYTLYGEMSQRVMNILKTFSPMVEVYSIDEAFVELTGLNNINLSEYGQTIKEQIFKYTGLPVGVGIAPTKVLAKLANRIAKKEEIHQHVYVIDSEEKKRVALKKVKINDVWGIGRQHAQRLQERRVFTAFDFAYNVPLAWVRKEMTVVGERLWRELRGESCIEFTTIPKSKKGIGTAKSFGKRLEDLDMIEEVCAYYISEVSEVMRAQGSCASYVQVFIHTNYHSKIDKRYSESCTVTLPIPTNNTFVLISEARKALHKIYKPGFRYKKVGVNLSGIIPQEYVQANLFEQPSKISNPVLMKVLDGINNKYGKATVASAITGTRKHEWELIKKHRSPYYTTQWQELLKISSKS, from the coding sequence ATGATTGCGATGGTAGATTGTAATAGTTTTTATGCTTCCTGCGAACAGGTTTTTAGACCCGATCTCTGGGGGAAGCCGGTAGTAGTGTTGAGCAACAATGATGGTTGTGTGATTGCAGCAAATAAAGAGGCTAAATCTCTGGCACATATTCCTATGTTTGAACCTGTCTTTAAAATTAAAGATATTCTGGTAAAGAATAATGTGACTTTCTTTTCTTCTAATTACACTTTATATGGAGAAATGTCACAGCGGGTGATGAATATCTTAAAGACTTTTTCTCCTATGGTTGAGGTTTACAGTATTGATGAAGCTTTTGTGGAATTAACCGGCTTAAATAACATAAACCTTTCTGAATATGGCCAAACAATTAAAGAGCAGATATTTAAGTATACCGGTTTGCCGGTGGGGGTAGGTATTGCTCCTACAAAAGTCCTGGCTAAACTGGCAAATAGGATTGCCAAGAAAGAGGAAATCCACCAACATGTATATGTGATTGATTCTGAAGAGAAAAAGCGAGTAGCTTTAAAAAAAGTGAAGATTAATGATGTGTGGGGAATAGGAAGGCAGCATGCCCAACGACTTCAGGAAAGAAGGGTGTTTACTGCATTTGATTTTGCTTACAATGTGCCTCTTGCCTGGGTGCGTAAAGAGATGACTGTAGTGGGCGAACGTTTATGGCGTGAGTTGAGAGGGGAGTCATGTATAGAGTTTACTACTATTCCTAAATCTAAAAAGGGAATAGGTACAGCGAAGTCTTTTGGAAAACGACTGGAAGACCTTGATATGATCGAAGAAGTATGCGCTTATTACATTAGCGAGGTAAGCGAGGTTATGCGGGCCCAGGGTTCATGCGCTTCATATGTGCAAGTGTTTATACATACCAATTATCACAGTAAAATTGATAAGCGATATTCTGAAAGTTGTACCGTGACTTTGCCTATTCCTACTAATAATACATTTGTTCTAATCAGCGAAGCAAGAAAAGCCCTGCATAAAATATATAAACCGGGTTTTCGCTATAAAAAAGTGGGGGTCAATTTAAGCGGAATTATTCCACAGGAATATGTGCAGGCCAATTTATTTGAACAACCTTCTAAGATTTCTAATCCGGTTCTTATGAAAGTCTTGGATGGGATCAATAACAAATATGGGAAAGCTACAGTCGCTTCAGCTATTACCGGCACCCGAAAACACGAGTGGGAGCTTATTAAAAAACATCGAAGCCCCTATTATACCACACAATGGCAGGAACTTCTTAAAATAAGTAGTAAATCTTAA
- a CDS encoding S24 family peptidase translates to MQRLISEKIRKGKDRHRAEVSKQTGFPSAATHYYEPPIDLNNELVYNQDSTFFVRVEGSNWSKFNIWDKDVLIIDRSMELKPDCMALIVKDGEFDIVQFSGESTQPEFLLWGVVTYVIHAVI, encoded by the coding sequence ATGCAAAGACTTATTTCAGAAAAAATCCGAAAGGGTAAAGACAGGCATAGAGCAGAAGTTTCAAAGCAAACCGGATTTCCCAGTGCAGCCACTCATTATTATGAACCTCCAATAGATTTGAACAATGAATTAGTTTACAATCAGGATTCAACATTCTTTGTTAGGGTTGAAGGCAGTAACTGGTCTAAATTTAATATCTGGGATAAAGATGTTCTTATTATAGACCGGTCTATGGAGCTTAAGCCAGATTGTATGGCGCTTATAGTAAAAGATGGTGAATTTGATATTGTGCAATTTTCAGGTGAATCCACGCAGCCCGAATTTCTGTTGTGGGGTGTGGTTACTTATGTAATACATGCTGTGATATGA
- a CDS encoding L-serine ammonia-lyase — MQKIESISVFDMLKIGVGPSSSHTLGPWRAAERWIGELKEAQKFDLVEKVTVHLYGSLSLTGKGHATDLASVLGLLGYDPVTVPVENIDPEINNIRTFNRLNLNGERSIDFKLENDIVFNKKFLPFHPNGMKFTAQLSSGKTTSSTFYSIGGGFVVKEERKNARKQLKKFQEFPFPIVKGTDLAAYCKQENKKISEIVYENEKSLRSEEEIDAGLKAVWDVMLESMYLGCHTEGTLPGGLNVRRRAPDSHKKLIGNSSYNTKEEWIEAIRKTEVKFRSILKWVSCFALGVNEVNASLGRVVTAPTNGSAGVIPAVLMYYLTIENHDAGFEKIKQFLLVAGEIGSLFKKGATISAAMGGCQAEIGVSSSMAAGALTEVMGGTPEQVMMASEIAMEHHLGLTCDPIAGLVQIPCIERNSMGAIKAINAAEMALDADSIHAKVPLDKVIETMWETAKDMNSKYKETSEGGLAVRVSLSDC; from the coding sequence ATGCAGAAAATTGAAAGTATCAGCGTTTTTGACATGCTTAAAATAGGAGTTGGCCCTTCCAGCTCCCATACCCTTGGCCCCTGGCGGGCTGCCGAAAGATGGATCGGGGAGTTAAAAGAAGCCCAGAAATTTGATCTGGTAGAAAAAGTTACCGTACACCTTTATGGTTCCCTTTCCCTTACCGGAAAAGGCCATGCTACAGACCTTGCTTCTGTTTTAGGGCTTTTGGGTTATGACCCTGTAACCGTTCCGGTAGAGAACATTGATCCTGAGATCAATAATATCCGCACCTTTAACCGGCTTAACCTCAATGGCGAGCGCAGTATAGATTTTAAGCTCGAAAACGATATCGTTTTTAACAAGAAATTCCTGCCCTTCCACCCCAACGGGATGAAGTTCACCGCCCAACTTTCCTCCGGAAAAACAACCTCCTCCACCTTCTACTCTATCGGCGGCGGATTTGTAGTTAAGGAAGAACGCAAAAATGCCAGAAAGCAGCTGAAGAAATTTCAGGAATTTCCATTTCCAATCGTTAAAGGAACCGATCTTGCCGCTTATTGCAAGCAGGAAAATAAGAAGATTTCAGAAATAGTTTACGAGAACGAAAAATCTCTTCGCAGCGAAGAAGAGATCGATGCCGGACTAAAAGCTGTGTGGGACGTGATGCTGGAATCCATGTACCTAGGCTGCCATACGGAAGGCACCCTGCCCGGCGGACTCAACGTACGCCGACGTGCTCCCGATTCTCACAAAAAGCTGATAGGCAACTCCAGCTATAACACCAAAGAAGAATGGATAGAAGCCATTCGCAAAACTGAAGTGAAATTCCGTTCTATTTTAAAATGGGTAAGCTGTTTTGCTTTGGGAGTTAATGAAGTGAATGCTTCCTTAGGCCGTGTTGTTACTGCACCAACAAACGGGAGTGCCGGGGTTATTCCCGCAGTTCTTATGTATTACCTCACTATAGAAAACCACGACGCCGGTTTCGAAAAGATCAAACAGTTCCTTCTCGTAGCAGGAGAAATTGGAAGTCTATTCAAAAAAGGAGCTACCATATCTGCAGCTATGGGTGGTTGCCAGGCAGAAATTGGAGTTTCCTCCTCCATGGCCGCCGGAGCTTTGACGGAAGTCATGGGCGGAACGCCAGAGCAGGTCATGATGGCTTCCGAAATTGCCATGGAACACCACCTCGGCCTCACCTGTGACCCCATTGCCGGACTCGTACAAATCCCCTGTATTGAAAGAAACTCCATGGGTGCCATCAAGGCCATAAACGCGGCAGAAATGGCCCTGGATGCCGATTCTATTCACGCAAAAGTTCCTCTAGATAAAGTGATCGAGACCATGTGGGAAACTGCAAAAGACATGAACTCTAAATACAAAGAAACTTCGGAAGGAGGATTGGCAGTAAGGGTGAGTTTGAGCGACTGCTAA